A single genomic interval of Candidatus Poribacteria bacterium harbors:
- the recN gene encoding DNA repair protein RecN: MIETLSIRNIALIDELDLELAPGLNIFTGETGAGKSVILKSIGLVLGERASADVVREGANFAEVEVSVAPDDKHPIWHTAQNETDDPLLADALSDVLDPSDVVILSRRITASGRSRCLVNGRLVNLKQLQALGTLLVDIHGQHEHQSLFRTQTHLKLLDDFGGSSEARQHVGKVYTQLRASQQEAAALTETLKASEREKELLEFEIKELTSANLEEGEDERLADESRILKNAEALRDSANIAYRQLDDDGGAGFGSPVERLKAAAKELTKLSEFDDSLSELQDRLESSLYELEDIALQVRHYAESVESNPMRLEEITDRLALIGKLKRRYGNSIPEILAYHAEAEQKLETLQLGSEKQGALQEEIHKTIQEAQRLSTALSAKRLHVAKHLSERIEKELRTLGMDKAEFQAAVQHIPDERGPFQIDGKRYAFRSDGMDDVEFLIAPNVGSEARPIARIASGGEISRIMLALKTVLVQVDEVPTLLFDEVDSGIGGKVADVVGKKLKELSEFAQVICITHLPQIARFADSHFRVDKDVVGERTLITAKPLTAEEQVNEIARMHGGKETEIGLAHARELLSVE; encoded by the coding sequence ATGATTGAAACACTCTCTATCCGCAACATTGCCCTCATAGATGAACTTGACTTAGAACTCGCGCCGGGATTGAATATTTTCACCGGTGAGACGGGTGCTGGTAAGTCAGTCATCCTCAAGTCGATCGGATTGGTGTTAGGTGAGAGAGCCTCTGCCGACGTTGTGCGCGAAGGTGCCAATTTTGCAGAGGTCGAGGTGAGTGTCGCCCCTGACGATAAGCATCCAATCTGGCACACGGCACAGAATGAGACTGATGATCCCTTATTGGCAGACGCTTTGAGCGACGTATTAGATCCATCGGATGTCGTGATTCTCTCCAGACGAATTACGGCGAGCGGTAGGAGCCGCTGCCTTGTCAACGGGCGTTTGGTGAATTTAAAGCAGTTGCAAGCACTCGGTACATTACTTGTTGACATCCATGGCCAACATGAACATCAATCGTTGTTCAGGACGCAGACGCATCTCAAACTTTTGGACGATTTCGGGGGCAGCAGTGAGGCGCGTCAACACGTTGGAAAAGTATACACGCAGCTGCGAGCCTCGCAACAAGAAGCAGCCGCTCTCACAGAGACGTTGAAAGCATCGGAACGGGAAAAGGAACTCCTTGAGTTTGAGATTAAAGAACTCACCTCAGCAAATCTGGAGGAAGGTGAGGACGAAAGACTGGCGGATGAATCTCGGATCCTCAAAAACGCAGAGGCATTGCGTGACTCGGCGAACATTGCGTATCGACAACTTGATGACGATGGGGGAGCTGGTTTTGGTAGTCCCGTTGAACGCTTAAAAGCTGCCGCGAAAGAACTTACAAAGTTGTCGGAATTTGATGACAGCCTCTCTGAATTGCAAGATCGGTTGGAATCATCACTCTATGAATTGGAAGACATTGCATTACAGGTCCGTCACTATGCAGAGTCCGTGGAATCCAACCCGATGCGGTTGGAAGAGATTACGGACCGGTTGGCGTTGATTGGGAAGCTCAAACGGCGTTATGGCAATTCTATTCCAGAGATATTAGCCTACCACGCCGAAGCCGAGCAGAAATTGGAGACCCTACAACTCGGTTCTGAGAAGCAGGGCGCGCTTCAAGAGGAAATTCACAAAACGATCCAAGAAGCGCAGCGTTTATCTACTGCGCTCTCTGCGAAACGGCTTCACGTCGCGAAGCATCTTTCAGAACGGATTGAGAAGGAACTGCGGACACTCGGCATGGATAAGGCAGAGTTTCAGGCAGCCGTCCAGCATATACCTGACGAACGCGGGCCATTTCAGATAGATGGGAAACGCTATGCGTTCCGTTCCGACGGAATGGACGATGTTGAGTTCTTGATTGCACCAAATGTCGGTTCCGAAGCACGTCCAATTGCCAGAATTGCGTCAGGCGGTGAAATTTCACGCATTATGCTTGCGTTAAAAACAGTACTGGTTCAGGTTGATGAGGTTCCGACACTGCTTTTTGACGAAGTTGATAGCGGCATCGGCGGCAAGGTTGCGGATGTCGTCGGCAAGAAGTTGAAGGAACTTTCAGAATTTGCACAAGTTATCTGTATTACGCATCTCCCGCAGATTGCCCGTTTTGCCGATAGCCATTTCCGAGTCGATAAAGATGTCGTCGGCGAACGCACGCTAATTACAGCAAAACCGCTGACAGCAGAAGAACAGGTTAACGAGATCGCCCGAATGCACGGCGGCAAAGAAACCGAAATAGGGCTTGCCCATGCCCGTGAGTTGTTGTCAGTGGAATAG
- a CDS encoding NAD(+)/NADH kinase: MKKIKNVGLFVNTTKENAAGVVEGVSVWLKERGITPLLPKEQAVELGHPQTGISKTAMVEQADVILVLGGDGTLLSAAHTPQIENVPILAINIGTLGFLTDASLDELYPTLKATLAGAYRVEHRMMLEVVVDRQGFPQPFRAFALNDVVIRHYTRLIELDAYVDGELFIPYNADGLIIATPSGSTGYSLSCAGTIISPQLEAILLTPIAPHSLTVRPFIADGNAEITVKMRAAYQNVDVFVDGQRETHSLTAGAVIKVERAERTIQLIRSQHHSYYRALREKLMLGERIKHT; this comes from the coding sequence ATGAAAAAAATAAAAAACGTCGGCTTATTTGTCAATACCACCAAAGAGAACGCAGCGGGTGTCGTCGAAGGTGTGTCTGTATGGCTGAAGGAGCGCGGTATTACGCCACTTCTACCCAAGGAACAAGCCGTTGAATTAGGGCATCCTCAAACTGGTATCTCCAAAACGGCGATGGTAGAACAGGCAGATGTGATTCTCGTTCTTGGTGGAGACGGGACACTGTTGAGCGCAGCCCATACGCCACAGATTGAAAATGTGCCTATCTTGGCGATCAATATCGGGACACTTGGGTTTCTGACGGACGCCTCCCTTGATGAACTCTATCCGACTTTGAAGGCGACCTTGGCAGGAGCGTATCGAGTAGAACACCGGATGATGTTAGAAGTGGTTGTGGATAGGCAAGGGTTTCCACAACCCTTTCGGGCTTTTGCACTCAACGACGTTGTCATTCGGCACTATACACGTCTCATAGAATTAGATGCGTATGTTGATGGGGAACTCTTTATACCGTATAACGCCGATGGGTTAATCATCGCAACGCCGAGCGGTTCGACCGGCTATTCGCTTTCGTGTGCTGGCACTATCATTTCACCACAATTGGAGGCGATTCTGCTAACGCCGATTGCGCCACATAGTTTAACGGTGCGTCCATTTATCGCAGATGGCAATGCGGAGATAACCGTTAAGATGCGCGCCGCATATCAGAATGTAGATGTTTTCGTAGACGGTCAACGGGAGACACACAGTCTCACCGCAGGTGCTGTCATAAAAGTGGAGAGAGCAGAACGGACAATTCAACTGATACGGTCACAACACCATAGTTACTACAGAGCCTTGCGCGAAAAACTAATGTTGGGTGAAAGAATCAAACACACATAG
- a CDS encoding DUF368 domain-containing protein produces the protein MNSLRLFVNGFLIGIANIIPGMSGGTLALVLGIYERLIGALRRIGFSTVKKLLGVVRLKKHAFTEAGDELRRIDFGFLALLGIGAIAALLLTSKLIVYLLNNQHDATYGFFSGLILTSILIPARMLKGFGVKESIVLLIAVALILGLSLGMGEKQLERVAYKSGDAAAMESPAESATGFPTYWELGLFFGSGALAVSAMILPGISGSFLMLALGVYFPLLTAINTLIEGVPKLLRGVLSQSMLGSLLILGFAAIGCLFGLLAFTRLLNYLLERYRNLTIAFLIGLMVGSLYGLWPFREFAMVDGERIDTAHILPHLDMNLLITMGAFLIGCGVIFLFTRLEN, from the coding sequence ATGAATTCACTCCGGCTTTTTGTTAACGGTTTTCTGATAGGCATTGCTAATATTATCCCCGGCATGAGTGGCGGGACCCTCGCACTCGTTTTGGGCATCTATGAACGACTCATCGGCGCATTACGGCGTATCGGATTTTCAACGGTTAAAAAATTGCTTGGGGTCGTCCGACTAAAGAAACATGCCTTCACGGAAGCAGGAGACGAACTTCGCCGTATCGATTTCGGCTTTCTGGCACTGTTAGGAATTGGCGCGATCGCTGCCTTGTTGCTTACGTCAAAACTGATTGTCTATCTGCTGAACAATCAGCACGATGCGACTTACGGTTTCTTTAGCGGGTTGATTTTGACATCCATTCTGATACCGGCGCGAATGCTGAAAGGGTTTGGGGTCAAGGAATCGATTGTCCTGTTAATTGCCGTTGCGCTGATATTAGGCTTGTCTCTCGGTATGGGTGAAAAACAGTTGGAGCGGGTTGCGTATAAGTCGGGAGACGCGGCAGCAATGGAGAGTCCTGCCGAAAGCGCAACTGGATTTCCAACATATTGGGAACTTGGACTCTTTTTTGGAAGCGGGGCATTGGCTGTCTCAGCGATGATTCTACCCGGCATCAGTGGTTCTTTCCTGATGCTCGCATTGGGGGTCTATTTTCCGCTCTTAACGGCGATAAATACGCTAATAGAGGGTGTGCCGAAATTACTCAGAGGCGTTTTATCCCAATCGATGTTAGGAAGTTTACTGATACTCGGTTTCGCCGCGATTGGGTGCTTGTTCGGGCTTCTCGCATTCACACGGTTACTCAACTATCTACTGGAACGTTACCGGAACCTGACGATCGCCTTTCTCATCGGTTTGATGGTCGGTTCACTTTACGGGTTATGGCCCTTTCGCGAATTTGCGATGGTTGATGGGGAACGGATAGATACCGCCCACATCTTACCGCACCTCGACATGAATCTACTGATTACGATGGGGGCTTTTCTGATCGGTTGTGGTGTGATTTTTCTGTTTACCCGTTTGGAGAATTAG
- a CDS encoding glycosyltransferase family 2 protein, protein MKTCLLLPAYNESKTIGAIIQESSEFISEIVVIDDGSSDETGEIAITSGAVCLSNITNCGKGSALRKGFAYALAHGYELIFTMDSDRQHEPADIPRFLEHFHNTRPDILIGVRTKRDSRVLMPFHRRVNNRLISYVGSKLCGQQVPDFQSGYRLIRADVLRQVHLETERYETESELLIKAGRLGFRIESLPIQTRYGDEVSHIKPLREIWLFTKLLLRSL, encoded by the coding sequence ATGAAAACATGTCTGCTGCTACCGGCTTACAATGAATCCAAAACAATTGGGGCGATAATTCAGGAATCATCTGAATTTATCAGCGAAATTGTTGTCATTGACGACGGTTCGTCAGATGAAACAGGTGAGATTGCGATAACGTCTGGTGCTGTCTGTTTGTCAAACATTACAAATTGCGGTAAGGGTAGTGCCTTACGAAAAGGCTTCGCTTATGCCCTCGCGCACGGCTATGAATTAATATTCACGATGGACAGTGATCGCCAGCATGAACCCGCGGATATACCGCGCTTTTTGGAACACTTTCATAACACACGTCCCGATATACTCATCGGGGTAAGGACAAAGCGTGACTCGCGGGTGTTGATGCCGTTTCATAGACGTGTCAATAACCGCCTAATTTCTTATGTCGGCTCCAAGTTGTGTGGGCAACAGGTACCGGATTTCCAATCGGGGTATCGGCTTATTCGTGCTGATGTTTTGCGGCAAGTTCATCTGGAGACCGAGCGTTATGAAACGGAATCCGAGCTTCTGATAAAAGCTGGACGACTCGGATTTCGGATTGAGAGTTTACCAATTCAAACACGGTATGGTGATGAAGTCAGCCATATTAAACCGCTTCGAGAGATATGGCTCTTTACAAAATTGTTACTTCGGAGTTTATAA